The Nodosilinea sp. PGN35 genome includes a region encoding these proteins:
- a CDS encoding flavodoxin family protein → MATIAIVYFSGGGHTHLMAEAIAAGVRAAGHTPDPLRITGEQITQGRWADDAYMARLAAADAIVFGSPTYMGGVAAQFKAFIDAASSAWFVQQWKDKIAAGFTHSSSPSGDKQGTLLYLAINAAQHGMVWIGATDMPSQYQGKDDGINRLGSFLGIMGQSAMTMDGSPAAIEAGDRLTAELFGQRIAQAVERWGRVPVAA, encoded by the coding sequence ATGGCCACTATTGCAATTGTTTACTTTTCGGGCGGTGGGCATACCCACCTGATGGCGGAGGCGATCGCCGCCGGAGTGCGCGCCGCTGGCCACACCCCCGACCCGCTGCGAATCACGGGGGAGCAAATCACCCAGGGCCGCTGGGCCGACGACGCCTACATGGCCCGTCTGGCCGCAGCCGATGCGATCGTGTTTGGCTCGCCTACCTACATGGGCGGCGTGGCGGCCCAGTTCAAAGCCTTTATTGACGCCGCCAGCTCCGCCTGGTTTGTGCAGCAGTGGAAAGACAAAATTGCCGCCGGGTTCACCCACTCCAGCTCCCCCAGCGGCGACAAGCAGGGCACCCTGCTATACCTGGCGATCAACGCCGCCCAGCACGGCATGGTGTGGATTGGGGCCACCGATATGCCCAGCCAGTACCAGGGCAAAGACGACGGCATCAACCGCCTGGGCTCGTTTTTAGGGATTATGGGCCAGAGCGCCATGACGATGGACGGCAGCCCGGCGGCAATCGAAGCGGGCGATCGCCTCACCGCCGAGCTATTTGGCCAACGCATTGCCCAGGCCGTCGAACGCTGGGGCCGAGTACCGGTGGCAGCTTGA
- a CDS encoding helix-turn-helix domain-containing protein — protein MAQPTSDRNPCPVNQLMNMLSGPWTMYIIWTLSTAGPTRFGALRRQVEGISTKMLTERLRMLEQEGIVHRHYEPTVPPQVTYSLTERSQELVAILDQLNGLAQRWYGPGQPEVGNLANLIRG, from the coding sequence ATGGCGCAACCCACGAGCGATCGCAACCCCTGCCCGGTCAATCAGCTGATGAATATGCTGTCGGGGCCGTGGACGATGTACATCATCTGGACGCTTTCCACCGCTGGCCCCACCCGGTTTGGGGCTCTGCGGCGACAGGTGGAGGGGATTTCGACCAAAATGCTCACCGAGCGACTGCGGATGCTTGAGCAGGAGGGCATTGTCCACCGCCACTACGAGCCCACGGTGCCGCCCCAGGTGACCTATAGTCTGACCGAGCGATCGCAGGAACTCGTCGCCATTCTCGATCAGCTCAACGGCCTAGCCCAGCGCTGGTACGGGCCAGGCCAGCCTGAGGTCGGCAACCTGGCTAACTTGATCAGAGGTTAA
- a CDS encoding Glu/Leu/Phe/Val dehydrogenase has translation MATSILSDANRRLERALKYVSISDDASERLRYPKASLTVSIPVRMDDGTLKVFQGYRVRYDDTRGPTKGGIRFHPGVTLDEVQSLAFWMTFKCAALNLPLGGAKGGVTVNPKELSKFELERLSRGYIDAIANFIGPDVDIPAPDVYTNPMIMGWMMDQYSIITRRLSPAVITGKPLSMGGSQGRDTATGTGAFYVLQALMARFGKSPELTTVAVQGFGNAGSVIARLLFNAGYRVVAVSDSQGGVYAPRGLDIPSVQQHKASTRSLKAVYCEGSVCTVEDDHATLTNEELLELEVDILIPAALENQITAENASRIQAHYIFEVANGPITSEADDILAEKGTYVFPDILVNAGGVTVSYFEWVQNRSGLYWSVEDVNSRLKSMMVTEAESIWKIARDLDIRPRTAAYVHALERLGDALNAKGTRDYYVSGI, from the coding sequence ATGGCCACTTCAATTTTGTCTGACGCCAACCGCCGTTTAGAGCGGGCGCTCAAGTACGTTTCAATTTCTGACGATGCCTCGGAGCGGCTGCGCTACCCCAAGGCCAGTCTGACGGTCTCGATTCCGGTGCGGATGGATGACGGCACCCTGAAGGTGTTTCAGGGCTACCGGGTGCGCTACGACGACACCCGTGGCCCCACGAAAGGGGGCATTCGCTTTCACCCCGGCGTCACCCTGGACGAGGTGCAATCCCTGGCCTTCTGGATGACGTTTAAGTGCGCGGCGCTGAATTTGCCCCTGGGCGGGGCCAAGGGCGGGGTAACAGTCAACCCCAAAGAGCTGTCGAAGTTTGAGCTGGAGCGGCTGAGCCGGGGGTACATTGATGCGATCGCCAACTTCATCGGCCCCGACGTCGATATCCCTGCCCCCGATGTCTACACCAACCCCATGATCATGGGCTGGATGATGGATCAGTACAGCATCATCACCCGCCGCCTGAGCCCGGCGGTGATCACCGGCAAGCCCCTGAGCATGGGCGGCAGCCAGGGCCGCGACACCGCCACCGGCACCGGAGCATTCTACGTGCTCCAGGCGCTGATGGCCCGCTTTGGCAAATCTCCAGAGCTCACCACCGTGGCGGTGCAGGGCTTCGGCAACGCGGGCAGCGTGATCGCCCGGCTGCTGTTTAACGCGGGCTACCGGGTGGTGGCGGTGAGCGACTCCCAGGGGGGCGTCTATGCCCCGCGCGGGCTGGATATTCCCAGCGTGCAGCAGCACAAGGCCTCTACCCGCAGCCTCAAGGCGGTGTACTGCGAGGGCAGCGTCTGCACGGTCGAAGACGACCACGCCACCCTCACCAACGAAGAACTGCTGGAGCTGGAGGTAGACATTTTGATTCCAGCGGCGCTGGAAAACCAGATCACTGCCGAGAACGCTTCCCGCATCCAGGCCCACTACATCTTTGAGGTAGCCAACGGCCCAATCACCTCCGAAGCCGACGACATTCTGGCCGAGAAGGGTACCTACGTCTTTCCCGACATTCTGGTGAATGCGGGGGGCGTCACCGTCAGCTACTTCGAGTGGGTGCAAAACCGCAGCGGCCTCTACTGGTCGGTCGAAGACGTCAACAGCCGCCTCAAGTCGATGATGGTGACCGAGGCCGAAAGCATCTGGAAAATCGCCCGAGATCTCGACATTCGCCCCCGCACCGCCGCCTACGTCCACGCCCTGGAGCGCCTGGGCGACGCCCTCAACGCCAAGGGCACGAGGGATTACTATGTCAGCGGCATCTAG